The Petrotoga sp. 9PWA.NaAc.5.4 nucleotide sequence AGCATCACCTTTTAAAACGGAATAAATTGAATAACTAAACATGTCAGAACTTTGAGAAAAAGCGACAAGACTAAAAATTAAAGTACTCAAAATTACAAGAAATATTTTATTTTTCACTTTGAATCAGCCCCTTTTGTCTTGACAGTAGCGGTCAAAAATATCATCATTCTTTTATTTTCATCCTTCTTCTGGTCATCGCCAAATAAAAATCTAAAAAAAGGAAGATCTTTAAGAAAAGTCGTTCCACCATCTTTCGAATACATCTGGCTCAAATCTAAATCAGCTATTAACAAAACTTCGTTTGGACTTAAATTCACTTTAGTTTCTAATTTCGACTCAGAGACCAAATAACTATCCCTTCTAACCTCCATCAAATTATTAGTTTTTGTTCTAAAGGTTATTTGGACAATATCGTTCATTAATTTGGGAGTCATTTCTATTTCTATTCCACTCTCTATATTTCTAAATTCATTTCTATACGTAGTAAAAATTATATTCTCAAAACTTTTTAGAGATAACAAAGCCTTTTGTTCAGGTAAAACATCAACAACCTGTTTTGTAACCAACTTTGCAGTTTCATTTTTTTCATACATATCTATTTCTGCTTCAAAAAGATCTTGGATTGAAAAACCTATTGTTGGTTCTGAAAATGTAAAACTGTTTATATTTGCTGTAATTCCCTCTCTATTCATATCAAAGAGATTGCCTTTTATTAAATCAGAATATCTTTCATTGGTTTCGACAATATAAACAGTTAACTCTATGGAGGGTTCTGGTTTATCGAGTTTATTTACTAAGTCTTTTATATAA carries:
- a CDS encoding type II secretion system protein GspD, giving the protein MKQYIKTNKESNQIVLYAPQKTIDYIKDLVNKLDKPEPSIELTVYIVETNERYSDLIKGNLFDMNREGITANINSFTFSEPTIGFSIQDLFEAEIDMYEKNETAKLVTKQVVDVLPEQKALLSLKSFENIIFTTYRNEFRNIESGIEIEMTPKLMNDIVQITFRTKTNNLMEVRRDSYLVSESKLETKVNLSPNEVLLIADLDLSQMYSKDGGTTFLKDLPFFRFLFGDDQKKDENKRMMIFLTATVKTKGADSK